The genomic DNA CCGATGACGAGCGTCTGTTCGCCCGCGTGCCGGGCGACGAGCGCTTCGGCGATCTTGCGTTTGGTGTCGGTCGTGGCGCAGAAGCGGTACTTCTCCTCGGCCTCCGCGGTGGCGTAGGCGAGCCGTTCCGCGTCGGTGAGGTTCACCCGCACCTCGACGCAGTCGGCGGGCGCGATGTAGCCCTGCGCCTCGATCTCCTTCCACGGGGCGTCGAAGCGCTTGGGCCCGATGAGCGAGAAGACGTCGGACTCGCGGCCGTCCTCCCGTACGAGCGTGGCCGTCAGCCCGAGCCGGCGGCGGGCCTGGAGGTCGGCGGTGAACTTGAAGACGGGCGCGGGCAGCAGGTGCACCTCGTCGTAGACGATGAGGCCCCAGTCGCGGGAGTCGAAGAGCTCCAGGTGCGGGTAGACGCCTTTGCGGCGGGTGGTCAGCACCTGGTACGTGGCGATGGTGACCGGGCGGATCTCCTTGCGGGCGCCGCTGTACTCGCCGATCTCGTGCTCGGTGAGCGAGGTGCGGCGGAGCAGTTCGCTCTTCCACTGCCGGGCGGCGACGGTGTTCGTGACGAGGATCAGCGTGGTGGCCTTCGCCTCGGCCATGGCCCCGGCGCCGACGAGGGTCTTGCCGGCCCCGCAGGGCAGCACGACGACGCCGGAGCCGCCGTGCCAGAAGCCTTCGACGGCCTGTTTCTGGTACGGGCGCAGCCCCCAGCCGTCCTCGACCAGCGCGATGGGGTGGGCTTCCCCGTCCACGTACCCGGCGAGGTCCTCGGCGGGCCAGCCGAGCTTCAGCAGCGCCTGCTTGATCTGGCCGCGCTCGGAGGGGTGGACGGCGACGGTGTCGTCGTCGAGCCGGGCGCCGACCAGGGGCTGGATCCGCTTGGACCGCAGGATCTCCTCCAGCACCGGCCGGTCGGTGCTGGACAGCACGAGGCCGTGGGCCGGGTCCCTGGTGAGGGTCAGCCGCCCGTAGCGCGCCATGGTCTCGGCGACGTCGACGAGCAGCGCGTGCGGCACGGGGTAGCGGGAGTAGGTGACGAGGGCGTCGACGACCTGCTCGGCGTCGTGTCCGGCGGCGCGCGCGTTCCACAGGCCGAGGGGGGTGACGCGGTAGGTGTGGATGTGCTCGGGGGCGCGCTCCAGCTCGGCGAAGGGCGCGATGGCGCGCCGGCACTCCTCCGCCAGCTCGTGGTCCACTTCCAGCAGGAGCGTCTTGTCCGACTGCACGATCAGGCAGGACATGCGGACCTCCCTCCCACTGCTGCCGCTGCTGCCGCGCCCGGTTCGGGGACCCCGGGGGCCCGGGGGATACGCGGGAAACAGGGAAGTCTACCTCGCGGCGGCGACAGCGTGCGGCGCGCCGGCGGCCGGGGGGTACGGGCCGCGGGGGCCCGGGTGGCCGGAGGACCGGCTGCCGGGGGCTCAGCTCATGGCCTTCTTCACCAGTTCGGTGACCGTCTTCTCGTGGGCGGGCGTCAGGTCGGTGAGGGCGAAGGCGGTGGGCCACATGGTGCCGTCGTCGAGGTGCGCGGCGTCGTTGAAGCCGAGGGTGAGGTAGCGCGAGCCGAACTTGTCCGCGGCCTGCACGAAGCAGACGATCTTTCCGCCCTTGCCGTTCTTGGCGCCGGCGGCGTAGGCGGGCATCCCGTACCACAGCCGCGGCGACAGCTCGGGCGCCGCTTCGGTGATGAGGGTGTGCAGCCTGCCGGCGATGGTCCGGTCGGACTCGGGCATCTCGGCGATCTTCTCCAGCAGCTCGGCCACCGGGTCGGTCTTCTGGCCGCCGCGCCTGGTCTTCTTGATCTCCTTCGCGCGGTCCTTCATGGCCGCGATCTCCGCCTCGGTGAAGCCCTCGTAGGACTCGCCGCCATCGGCCGTGGCCGCCTTCTTCGCGTCCGCCATAGCAGTACCTTTCCGGGTCTGACCTGGTCCGGATCCCAGCCTACGGAGATTCAGCGGCGACGACTTCTCCAGAACTGACCACCCGGACGACCGCCGGGTGCAAGGCGTCGTCCGGGCGGGGCGGGGGCAGGCCGGGGGCGGGTGTCAGGCGGGGGTGACCGGTTCCTGGAGTTCGGTGACCCAGTCGGCGTGGGACTCGTGGACTTCGAGGTACAGCTCGCGGGCGTAGCCGGTGGAGCGGTAGCCGTTCTCGTCGATCCAGGCGGCGAGGGCCTGGACGGTCGGCAGCACGGCGTCCATGTCGCCGCGGTGGACGACGGTGGCCGCGGTGTCGAGCGGCGGCAGGTCGGTGACCGTGAAGTCGTACGCCGGCGAAGGCTCGATGCCGGCCTGGAGCCCCGCGTGGACGGTGATCGTGCCGTCGGGGGCGTCCTCGTACCAGGCGATGCCGGGGCCGGTGGGTACGACGCCCGCGGCGTCGAGGCGGCGGCACAGCTCCTCGTAGAGCGGCTGGATCACCGGGCCGATGTCGGCCGGCTCGAAGCTCGCGGCGCTGCCGCTCAGCTCGGCGACCCGGACGGCGGGGACGGACTTCAGGACGACGTCGGTGGCGGACATGCGGCCCTCGCTCTCGATCGTACGGAGCCGCGCCTCCACCCCGGCGAGCCGCCGTACCGCGGCCGCGGCGGCGGTCTCCAGCTCCGCCCGGCGCAGCCGCAGCATGCCGCGCAGCTCCTCGGCGGTCAGCTTCTCGTCCAGTATCGAACCGATCTGGCCGAGGCTGAAGCCGAGATCCCTGAGCGCGACGATGCGGTTGAGGCGGCTGAGCTGGGCGGCCTCGTAGCTGCGGTAGCCGCTGTG from Streptomyces sp. CMB-StM0423 includes the following:
- a CDS encoding DNA repair helicase XPB — protein: MSCLIVQSDKTLLLEVDHELAEECRRAIAPFAELERAPEHIHTYRVTPLGLWNARAAGHDAEQVVDALVTYSRYPVPHALLVDVAETMARYGRLTLTRDPAHGLVLSSTDRPVLEEILRSKRIQPLVGARLDDDTVAVHPSERGQIKQALLKLGWPAEDLAGYVDGEAHPIALVEDGWGLRPYQKQAVEGFWHGGSGVVVLPCGAGKTLVGAGAMAEAKATTLILVTNTVAARQWKSELLRRTSLTEHEIGEYSGARKEIRPVTIATYQVLTTRRKGVYPHLELFDSRDWGLIVYDEVHLLPAPVFKFTADLQARRRLGLTATLVREDGRESDVFSLIGPKRFDAPWKEIEAQGYIAPADCVEVRVNLTDAERLAYATAEAEEKYRFCATTDTKRKIAEALVARHAGEQTLVIGQYIDQLDELGEHLDAPVIKGETTNARREKLFDAFRSGEISVLVVSKVANFSVDLPEATVAIQVSGTFGSRQEEAQRLGRVLRPKEDGHEARFYSLVARDTIDQDYAAHRQRFLAEQGYAYRIVDADDVLAGDDA
- a CDS encoding iron chaperone, which translates into the protein MADAKKAATADGGESYEGFTEAEIAAMKDRAKEIKKTRRGGQKTDPVAELLEKIAEMPESDRTIAGRLHTLITEAAPELSPRLWYGMPAYAAGAKNGKGGKIVCFVQAADKFGSRYLTLGFNDAAHLDDGTMWPTAFALTDLTPAHEKTVTELVKKAMS
- a CDS encoding MerR family transcriptional regulator; amino-acid sequence: MFTIGEFARHGRVSVRMLRHYDALGLLRPARVDAHSGYRSYEAAQLSRLNRIVALRDLGFSLGQIGSILDEKLTAEELRGMLRLRRAELETAAAAAVRRLAGVEARLRTIESEGRMSATDVVLKSVPAVRVAELSGSAASFEPADIGPVIQPLYEELCRRLDAAGVVPTGPGIAWYEDAPDGTITVHAGLQAGIEPSPAYDFTVTDLPPLDTAATVVHRGDMDAVLPTVQALAAWIDENGYRSTGYARELYLEVHESHADWVTELQEPVTPA